The following are from one region of the Salvia hispanica cultivar TCC Black 2014 chromosome 1, UniMelb_Shisp_WGS_1.0, whole genome shotgun sequence genome:
- the LOC125201759 gene encoding auxin-responsive protein SAUR50-like translates to MAIRKSSKLSQAATLKQIMKRCSSLGKKHGYDEDGLPVDVPKGHFAVYVGQNRSRYIVPISFLSHPQFQCLLHRAEEEFGFDHEMGLTLPCEEVFFRSLTSMIR, encoded by the coding sequence ATGGCGATCAGGAAATCCAGCAAGCTCTCTCAAGCAGCAACCCTGAAACAAATCATGAAACGATGCTCGAGCTTGGGCAAGAAGCACGGGTACGACGAAGACGGCCTCCCCGTGGACGTCCCCAAAGGCCACTTCGCGGTGTACGTGGGGCAGAACCGCAGCCGCTACATCGTGCCCATCTCCTTCCTGTCTCACCCCCAATTCCAATGCCTGCTTCACAGAGCCGAGGAGGAGTTCGGATTCGACCACGAAATGGGCCTCACTCTTCCCTGCGAAGAGGTTTTTTTCAGATCGCTCACTTCCATGATCCGCTGA